A window from Chryseobacterium vaccae encodes these proteins:
- a CDS encoding response regulator transcription factor, translating to MNILLVEDDQRISNFLIKGLSEAGYHITLADSGEKAREVLTTYDFDIILMDIMLPGLDGIQLTQMIRFKGNYTPILVLSALNSPDDKIKMLDLGADDYLSKPFHFDELISRIKALTRRNKLSYQKENQLLSCGSVVIDTDLHKVTQNDKEIELSPTEYKLFTFLMENKNKVLSRTQILHNVWGIDFDNATNIVDVYISYVRNKIDETDQKIIHTVKGTGYLIKD from the coding sequence ATGAATATTTTATTGGTAGAAGATGATCAGAGAATTAGTAATTTTCTTATAAAAGGACTTTCGGAAGCGGGATACCATATCACCCTTGCAGATTCCGGGGAAAAAGCAAGAGAAGTTCTTACTACTTATGATTTTGACATTATACTGATGGATATTATGCTTCCCGGGCTGGATGGGATACAGCTTACCCAGATGATTCGGTTTAAGGGAAATTATACTCCGATTCTCGTGTTAAGCGCATTGAACAGTCCGGATGATAAAATTAAAATGCTGGATCTGGGTGCTGATGATTACTTATCCAAACCTTTTCATTTTGATGAGCTTATTTCAAGAATTAAAGCATTAACCAGAAGAAATAAACTGAGTTATCAGAAGGAAAACCAGCTTTTGTCATGCGGCAGTGTTGTTATTGATACAGATCTGCATAAAGTAACCCAGAATGATAAGGAAATTGAACTGTCTCCTACAGAATATAAGCTCTTTACATTCCTGATGGAAAATAAAAACAAAGTGCTGAGCAGAACGCAGATTCTCCATAATGTGTGGGGAATTGATTTCGATAATGCAACGAATATAGTGGATGTTTATATTTCTTATGTCCGCAATAAAATTGATGAGACCGATCAGAAAATTATCCACACCGTAAAAGGAACAGGATATTTAATTAAAGACTGA
- a CDS encoding sensor histidine kinase, producing the protein MTLRNRFTLISSLSFGIVSIVTFVVIFFAYYDSTKIFYFEKLRNTALISAIYYLEKDELPKDRHAQIKKEYNHLIQNNRVAVYNDNNEVTFGHNLNDQNIKSRHLQTARNNKGVQFMADNSFYSGIFYPDNQGNFVVFVKSSDDSFRSQMIRLSVIMLSVLVLGLLAIYFLSRYLSKIVYKPVSNVVERISNVDYNNISAAITSTNTNDEIEELIKSYNKLLSRISESMLLQQNFINYVSHEFKTPLAAISGNLEVFAQKDRSPEEYRKVAKESLDNVYEIENILNNLLLMSGMAKLEASHQQVRMDELVWKIYAKLESKAKEKQSSITIQLQVTQPALLEIPGNETLLYLALYNIVENAVKYSQHAPVVIILSEENNHLVIEVKDEGRGIPQDDLVKITETFYRGKNVDNIKGSGIGLSLSKSIFDHHHIEMKIDSKVNVGTRVILLFPANA; encoded by the coding sequence ATGACCCTCAGAAACCGGTTTACCCTTATTTCAAGCCTTTCTTTCGGCATCGTTTCTATTGTCACATTTGTGGTGATATTTTTTGCCTATTACGACAGTACGAAGATCTTTTATTTTGAAAAGCTTAGGAATACAGCACTTATTTCTGCTATTTATTACCTTGAAAAGGATGAGCTGCCGAAAGACAGACACGCACAGATCAAAAAAGAATATAATCATCTTATTCAGAATAACAGAGTAGCGGTTTATAATGATAATAACGAAGTTACCTTCGGGCATAATCTGAATGATCAGAATATCAAATCCCGGCATTTACAGACTGCCAGAAATAATAAAGGCGTGCAGTTTATGGCTGACAACAGCTTTTATTCGGGAATCTTTTATCCGGATAATCAGGGAAATTTTGTTGTTTTTGTGAAATCTTCAGACGATTCATTCCGGTCTCAGATGATCAGGCTTTCTGTAATTATGCTTTCCGTACTTGTGCTGGGACTGCTGGCTATTTATTTTCTGAGCAGGTATCTTTCAAAAATTGTTTATAAACCGGTTTCCAATGTTGTGGAACGCATCAGTAATGTGGATTATAATAATATTTCAGCAGCCATTACTTCTACGAATACCAATGATGAAATAGAAGAGCTGATTAAATCGTATAACAAATTATTAAGCCGGATTTCAGAAAGCATGCTCCTGCAGCAGAACTTCATCAATTATGTTTCCCATGAATTTAAAACTCCTTTGGCTGCTATTTCCGGAAACCTTGAAGTGTTCGCCCAAAAGGACAGAAGCCCTGAAGAATACAGAAAAGTTGCTAAAGAATCTCTGGATAATGTCTATGAGATTGAAAATATCCTCAATAATCTTTTACTGATGTCCGGAATGGCTAAACTTGAAGCTTCCCATCAACAGGTGAGAATGGATGAGCTTGTCTGGAAAATTTATGCAAAACTGGAGTCTAAAGCCAAAGAAAAGCAGTCATCCATTACCATACAGCTTCAGGTTACCCAGCCTGCTCTGTTGGAAATTCCGGGAAATGAAACCCTGCTGTACCTGGCTTTGTATAATATCGTGGAAAATGCGGTTAAATATTCTCAGCATGCTCCTGTTGTCATTATTTTATCAGAGGAGAATAATCATCTGGTTATTGAAGTAAAAGATGAAGGAAGAGGAATTCCGCAGGATGATCTCGTTAAAATCACCGAAACCTTCTACAGAGGTAAAAATGTGGATAATATTAAAGGCAGCGGCATTGGTTTATCATTATCTAAAAGTATTTTTGACCACCATCATATTGAGATGAAAATAGATTCTAAAGTAAATGTAGGAACCCGGGTTATTCTTTTGTTTCCGGCAAATGCCTAA